The following coding sequences lie in one Arabidopsis thaliana chromosome 3, partial sequence genomic window:
- a CDS encoding lisH domain-like protein (unknown protein; BEST Arabidopsis thaliana protein match is: unknown protein (TAIR:AT5G17160.1); Has 7130 Blast hits to 3690 proteins in 504 species: Archae - 22; Bacteria - 2666; Metazoa - 1654; Fungi - 721; Plants - 246; Viruses - 56; Other Eukaryotes - 1765 (source: NCBI BLink).), protein MDFHSLPRRDLQFFCKRNKIPANMTNIAMADALRDLEIVEGMDEFMDPSRDQSPTSVARNLPSAARTAARTTRRKSTKDETQSSELVTRSCYVVSKSLAGEMDQENKDMNMLQNPSVPQSRAVKLDVNDIMPEANVSKTPAARSTRRAQAAASSKKDESVQRVYSTRRSVRLLEESMADLSLKTNVPVKKHEDSPAGSKFQAKSDENSENTDKGGVMSGRDLNDSLEKEWDGSKNDPDLDILYGDLGDITFFDASTSKEHLNRTDSSTVSASDSFVLVNEHETSQEDGFVVVDHATSTTTTNTLACNKESEPEQMKIDSESESEETEYETDPWEGDDFGVAVHTNQEAFESKVSASDNVSKVDSVATVLIADESKELDFSSSPLAVEELEEDSDEWSDYEIGEVELEENSCGSEESIEIESEEAPVSDKKTPASSSSSSLAGNETRTSLSPFEAESILESEEDKEMAVNNNGEGKAEAEVKKTKKKKTIDEELKDVSMRQLTKMVKELAIKSKQQHKGPE, encoded by the exons ATGGATTTCCACAGTCTTCCTCGAAGAGATCTTCAATTTTTCTGTAAGAGGAACAAAATCCCAGCCAATATGACCAATATTGCCATGGCCGATGCTCTCAGAGATCTTGAGATT GTGGAAGGTATGGATGAGTTCATGGATCCATCTCGTGACCAGTCTCCAACCAGTGTTGCAAGAAATTTGCCAAGTGCTGCTCGAACTGCTGCTAGAACAACTCGAAGGAAGTCCACCAAGGATGAAACTCAGTCATCAGAATTGGTGACCCGTTCTTGTTATGTGGTGAGCAAGTCCTTAGCTGGAGAAATGGATCAAGAAAACAAGGACATGAATATGCTCCAGAATCCATCAGTACCTCAGAGCCGTGCTGTGAAGTTAGATGTCAATGATATCATGCCTGAAGCCAATGTGAGCAAAACTCCAGCGGCTAGAAGCACAAGAAGGGCTCAGGCCGCTGCGTCTTCCAAGAAGGATGAGTCGGTTCAGCGGGTTTACAGTACCAGAAGGTCTGTCAGATTGTTAGAAGAATCCATGGCTGACCTGAGTTTGAAAACCAATGTACCTGTAAAGAAGCACGAAGATTCTCCAGCAG GTTCCAAATTCCAGGCAAAGTCAGATGAGAACTCAGAAAATACTGACAAGGGTGGAGTAATGTCAGGGAGAGATTTAAATGATTCCTTGGAGAAGGAATGGGATGGCTCAAAGAATGATCCAGATCTTGATATATTATATGGTGATCTTGGTGATATCACTTTCTTTGATGCATCCACCAGTAAGGAACATCTGAATAGAACAG ATTCCAGCACGGTTTCAGCTTCAGATAGTTTTGTTCTAGTCAATGAACATGAAACTTCGCAGGAGgatggttttgttgttgtagaccATGCTACTTCTACTACCACCACAAACACTTTGGCCTGCAACAAAGAATCAGAGCCTGAGCAAATGAAGATTGATTCTGAATCTGAATCAGAGGAAACAGAATATGAGACTGATCCATGGGAGGGTGATGATTTTGGTGTTGCTGTTCACACAAACCAAGAGGCATTTGAGTCTAAAGTCTCAGCTAGTGATAATGTGAGTAAGGTTGACTCAGTGGCAACTGTTCTGATAGCTGATGAATCGAAAGAACtcgatttttcttcttcacctcttGCTGTGGAGGAACTCGAAGAAGACAGCGATGAATGGTCTGATTATGAGATAGGCGAGGTCGAGTTGGAGGAAAACAGCTGCGGGTCTGAAGAATCCATTGAAATTGAATCAGAAGAGGCTCCTGTTTCAGAtaagaagactccagcttcttcctcttcatcaagTCTTGCTGGTAATGAGACAAGAACTTCGTTGTCTCCATTTGAAGCAGAATCAATCTTAGAGAGCGAGGAGGACAAGGAGATGGCTGTTAACAACAATGGAGAGGGGAAAGCTGAGGCCGAGGttaagaagacaaagaagaagaagacgattgATGAAGAGCTCAAAGATGTGAGCATGAGGCAACTAACGAAGATGGTGAAAGAACTTGCTATCAAGAGTAAGCAACAACACAAGGGTCCTgagtaa